The following are from one region of the Chitinophagales bacterium genome:
- a CDS encoding TonB-dependent receptor, whose translation MSIMKICSLITLILVSVLPCTAQKAVVFGYITDENGDVVAGVNVYPLLDPTSGTISDHNGRFELQLDAPGETRIVFSFIGYESDTLSVNLQPGQHQELSIILHPSIINISLIEITDKEALRNEASGIYIESKDIEKIPTPFAGIEAALAAQALGVSSTNELSSTYSVRGGNFDENLVYVNDFEVFRPFLIRSGEQEGLSFIHSNLVSSVFFSSGGFQPKYGDKMSSVLDVRYKKPNSFRGSVELGLLGGSAHVEAASKNERFTFLLGIRQKSSQYLLKSLETAGQYSPSFTDLQTFITYRLNNKLDLELIGNFAMNRFVFKPVSRETTFGVVNRVLRLTVYFDGKEEDRYRTLMGGFALNHHLQKNIGLKWLISAYRSVESEAFDIIGEYWLDEVESDFGKENFGQTRYSLGVGGLQQYTRNNLEATMIEGAHKGYCLLGKHHFKWGVNYRHERIEDRINEWERVDSAGYSIPYTEEQITLSAVLKSDIRLNSNRISGYVQDTWSLNNTARTTFTYGIRFTYWDVNNEFVASPRIQFAFRPKTKKADLSFRMSAGLYNQPPFYRELRDLNGNVHKDVRAQKSFHTVAGIDLNFKAWDRKFKFITEVYYKYLWDLVPYQFDNVLIRYFGENQARGYAAGIDFRLHGELVEDAESWISVSIMSTQEDIKNDSYSIYLDSLGNRVFLSSANTDAITDTLTVYPGFIPRPTDRRFKLNLFFQDYIPRVKFLKVHLNLVFATGLPFGPPTGQRYQDVLRIPFYRRVDIGFSAQLFDRNRKELPPKNFMRHFESIWATLEVYNLIGVNNTVSYLWIKDISNTIYAVPNHLTNRRINFRIIFKF comes from the coding sequence ATGAGCATCATGAAAATCTGTTCGCTGATTACACTTATTCTTGTCAGCGTACTGCCTTGCACTGCGCAGAAAGCTGTTGTATTTGGTTACATCACCGATGAAAACGGAGATGTCGTTGCGGGTGTAAATGTGTATCCCCTCCTGGATCCCACCTCCGGTACCATAAGCGACCATAACGGACGTTTTGAGCTGCAACTGGATGCTCCCGGTGAAACCCGCATCGTCTTTTCCTTTATCGGCTATGAAAGTGATACCTTATCGGTAAATCTGCAACCGGGACAGCATCAGGAACTGAGCATTATCCTGCATCCCAGCATTATCAATATCAGCCTGATAGAAATCACCGATAAGGAAGCCCTGCGCAACGAAGCCAGTGGCATATACATTGAATCAAAAGATATTGAAAAAATACCTACCCCGTTTGCAGGTATTGAAGCAGCACTGGCCGCACAGGCGCTGGGAGTAAGCTCCACCAATGAGCTCAGCAGCACCTATTCTGTGAGGGGAGGCAACTTTGATGAAAACCTGGTTTATGTAAACGATTTTGAAGTGTTCCGCCCTTTTCTTATTCGCTCTGGCGAACAGGAAGGGCTAAGCTTTATTCATTCAAATCTGGTCAGCTCTGTTTTCTTTTCCTCTGGTGGCTTTCAGCCCAAGTATGGAGATAAGATGTCTTCCGTTTTGGATGTCCGCTACAAAAAGCCCAACTCCTTCAGAGGTTCTGTGGAGCTGGGATTACTTGGTGGGTCTGCCCATGTGGAAGCGGCCAGCAAAAATGAGCGATTCACCTTTTTGCTGGGCATACGCCAGAAGTCAAGTCAATACCTGCTTAAAAGCCTGGAAACAGCAGGGCAATACAGTCCTTCCTTTACTGACCTGCAAACCTTCATCACCTACCGCCTGAATAACAAGCTGGATCTGGAGTTGATAGGCAACTTTGCCATGAACCGCTTTGTATTCAAGCCCGTAAGCCGCGAAACCACCTTCGGAGTAGTAAATCGTGTACTGCGCCTGACGGTTTATTTTGATGGTAAGGAAGAAGACCGCTACCGCACGCTAATGGGTGGCTTCGCCCTGAATCATCACCTGCAGAAAAACATCGGATTAAAATGGCTGATTTCTGCTTACCGTTCGGTGGAAAGTGAGGCTTTTGATATCATTGGAGAATACTGGCTGGATGAAGTAGAGTCCGATTTCGGTAAGGAAAATTTCGGACAAACACGCTATAGCCTGGGCGTAGGAGGCCTGCAACAATACACACGCAACAACCTGGAAGCCACTATGATTGAGGGTGCGCACAAAGGATACTGCTTACTCGGCAAACATCATTTTAAGTGGGGTGTGAATTACCGGCACGAGCGCATTGAAGACCGCATCAATGAATGGGAAAGAGTGGATTCGGCAGGCTATTCCATCCCCTATACAGAAGAGCAAATAACGCTCAGCGCAGTGCTTAAATCCGACATACGGCTCAACTCTAATCGCATCAGCGGTTACGTGCAGGATACCTGGTCACTGAACAACACCGCCCGAACAACTTTCACCTATGGGATACGCTTTACATACTGGGACGTGAATAATGAGTTTGTTGCCAGCCCGCGGATACAATTTGCTTTCAGACCCAAAACAAAAAAAGCCGACCTCAGCTTTCGTATGTCTGCCGGGCTCTATAACCAGCCTCCATTTTACCGCGAACTCCGCGACCTGAATGGCAATGTACACAAAGATGTGCGTGCCCAAAAGTCTTTTCATACCGTAGCCGGCATTGACCTTAATTTCAAAGCATGGGATCGTAAATTCAAATTCATCACCGAAGTCTATTATAAATACCTGTGGGATTTGGTGCCCTATCAGTTTGACAATGTACTGATACGTTACTTTGGTGAAAACCAGGCGCGCGGCTATGCGGCAGGTATTGATTTCCGGCTGCACGGAGAGCTGGTGGAAGATGCTGAATCCTGGATCAGTGTTTCCATCATGTCTACTCAGGAAGATATTAAAAATGATTCCTACTCCATATACCTGGACTCGCTTGGCAACCGCGTTTTTCTCAGCTCCGCTAACACGGATGCCATTACCGATACCCTCACCGTATATCCGGGATTTATTCCCCGACCCACTGACAGAAGATTTAAGCTAAACCTGTTTTTCCAGGACTACATACCGAGAGTGAAATTTTTAAAAGTACATCTCAATCTCGTGTTTGCTACGGGTTTGCCTTTTGGTCCTCCTACCGGACAGCGCTATCAGGATGTGCTGCGCATCCCCTTCTACCGAAGAGTAGATATCGGCTTTTCTGCGCAGCTCTTTGACCGCAATCGCAAGGAATTGCCTCCGAAAAATTTTATGCGCCACTTTGAGAGCATTTGGGCTACTTTGGAAGTCTATAACCTCATAGGAGTAAATAATACGGTTTCCTATCTATGGATTAAAGATATTTCCAACACCATTTATGCAGTGCCTAACCACCTGACAAACCGCAGAATAAACTTCAGAATCATCTTTAAATTCTGA
- a CDS encoding dTMP kinase, whose translation MKKNVFIALEGIDGSGKSTQARLLAENMQKYGLRAVVTSEPTSGPIGQLIRSILQGNMPADHRTVAALFVADRLEHLLDKEQGILKMLASGYSVISDRYYFSSYAYQGSHASLDWVIAANSACADLLRPDLNVFIDVSPEISLKRLAASRNALDIYETSGNLERVREKYLEAFDRMQSEEQIFITDGNRPPDMIAADIWKEVARLVQSQTIT comes from the coding sequence ATGAAGAAAAATGTATTTATTGCCCTCGAAGGTATTGACGGCAGTGGCAAGAGTACACAGGCACGCCTACTAGCTGAAAACATGCAGAAATACGGCCTCCGGGCTGTAGTCACCAGTGAACCCACCAGCGGTCCCATCGGCCAACTGATTCGCTCCATTTTGCAAGGCAACATGCCGGCAGATCATCGTACTGTCGCTGCCCTATTTGTTGCTGACCGCCTGGAGCATCTGCTGGATAAAGAGCAGGGTATTTTAAAAATGCTGGCTTCAGGATATTCCGTAATCAGCGACCGCTATTATTTTTCCTCTTATGCCTACCAGGGCTCTCATGCCTCCCTGGATTGGGTTATTGCAGCCAATTCGGCTTGTGCTGACCTTCTGCGACCCGACTTAAATGTATTTATTGACGTCTCTCCCGAAATCAGCCTGAAACGGCTGGCTGCTTCGCGGAACGCACTGGATATTTATGAAACCTCGGGCAATCTGGAGCGGGTACGTGAAAAATATCTGGAAGCCTTTGACCGCATGCAGTCCGAAGAGCAGATTTTTATCACGGACGGCAATCGCCCACCTGATATGATTGCTGCCGATATCTGGAAAGAAGTGGCACGGCTGGTTCAATCTCAAACCATAACATGA